One Cryptomeria japonica chromosome 9, Sugi_1.0, whole genome shotgun sequence genomic window carries:
- the LOC131073377 gene encoding metalloendoproteinase 1-MMP, whose product MDKGKKMERCSRVLGVGIVMVMAIIMAKISTAEGHVLDSIQYTSSLESIKKLELKKGDTHAVLAQIKVHLQRLGYAEAKAEKENGLFDERLEAAVRLYQRSFNLPVTGILDGPTIHSISVPRCGREDAPLPQFCSHSAYLLLSTFFIIALFTKLRHAIPILVSRIMKRVSYYFDYSESH is encoded by the coding sequence ATGGACAAAGGGAAGAAGATGGAGAGATGCAGCAGGGTGCTTGGCGTAGGCATTGTAATGGTGATGGCAATTATCATGGCCAAGATCAGCACCGCAGAGGGACATGTACTAGACAGCATTCAATACACTTCCAGTCTCGAGTCAATCAAGAAGCTGGAGCTGAAGAAAGGCGATACCCACGCCGTTCTTGCACAGATAAAAGTTCATTTACAGAGGTTGGGGTACGCAGAGGCGAAAGCGGAGAAGGAGAATGGGTTGTTTGATGAGCGACTGGAAGCGGCGGTGAGGTTATACCAGAGGAGTTTTAACTTGCCAGTCACGGGTATTCTTGACGGTCCCACAATCCACAGTATCTCTGTCCCAAGGTGCGGTCGAGAAGACGCACCCCTGCCCCAATTTTGTTCCCACTCTGCATATCTTCTGCTGTCTACATTTTTCATTATAGCCTTGTTCACAAAGCTCCGTCATGCTATTCCAATTTTAGTTTCTCGAATCATGAAAAGGGTTTCTTATTATTTCGACTACAGTGAGAGCCACTGA